Below is a window of Candidatus Viadribacter manganicus DNA.
ATCTCGTCTCATTCTTGGCGACGCTTATCTGCATCGCCTGGTTCTTCGTCGAATGGACGTCCGTATTCTCGCTGCCGCGCGCCCCGCGCCATCCACTGTTTGCGCTTGCGCTTGATCCTTGGGGGCCAAAAAGCAGGCGCATTCTCGCCATTGCGTCTGCCATCATCATAGCTCTCGGCGCGGCAATCATCGCTTGGCGGCTCTCGTTCGATTCGATGATCGGGACGCAAATCGTAAACCGCAATCTTGGCCGGATCGGCCTGTTCATCATGGCGTTTTGCCTGGTGCGGATCGTGGCGTTCTATTTGCGCGGCGGCTTGCGAAATCCAGTCGAGGCCTCGGCCTTTGTTTTTGTCATCCTCGCGGCCGTCGCCGACATCGTGATGGTGCAGTTCTTCAACATGTACGGCGTCTTCCTGGGCGTCGCGGTGACGTTCTTTCCACTCGCCTTGTTGGTTTCACTCGCGATGCGCGCACGCGGCGTCTTCGAAGCGGCCTCGGCGACGGCGCAGAAGCTCAACCAGTTGGTGGAAGAGCGTGAGCGCGTGATCGTCGCCAACATGGACGAGATCCGCCGCAACGAGCGCGCCGCTATGCTGCTCGAAGAACGCAGCCGCATCATGCGCGACATGCATGACGGCATCGGCGGACAGCTGCTCGGCCTCATCCTGCAGGCGCGTTCGCGCAAGCTCTCGGACGAAACGCTGGTCAGCGGGCTTGAACAAAGCCTGGACGACTTGCGGATGGTGGTGGATTCGCTCGAGCAAGGGGAAGGTTCGCTCACTGGCGCGCTGGGCGCCTTTCGCGGCCGCATCGAACCCCGGTGTGAAGCCGCCAACGTGACGCTCGACTGGCAAATCGAGGATGTCGGCGCGACGCCAAACATTGGACCGGACAAGACACTGCAAATCTACCGCATCCTGCTTGAAGCCTGTACCAATGCCCTGAAGCACAGCGCACCGGCGCGGATTGGAGTTGAGTTGAAGCGTGATGGCGATCGCATTCACATTGCGCTCACCGATGATGGCGCCGGATTCGCGCCCAATGCAGCGCCCACAGGACGCGGGCTCGCCAACATGCGCACGCGCGCGCAACGCATCGGCGCCGACCTCGCCATAACATCGAGCGAAGGCGGCGCCCGCATCTCGCTTATTCTGAGCGCCTGATCCCAAAATTATGGGAGTGCGACACTCCAAGCCCGAGTGCATGGCGACGCTATGCAAGCACCGCTCGTCATCCGCCCCAAACGCTGGCTTCTCTTCGCGGCGGTCGCGGCCGTTGTCCTCGCGCCATTAGCGCTCACGCTGACACCCAACCCGTTCGAGGGCTTGGCGCCTGGCCAGGCGCCGCCTCGCTTCTTCATTTTCCTTTGGGTCGCGCTTCCGCTCATGACGGCGCTTGCCGGTTGGCGCTTGCTGACGTGGACAACCTATCAAGCGACAGCGCAAAGCCTCGAAGCGCGAAACCTTTTCGGCGCGCAACGATTGGCTTGGGCGGATCTCGCAAGCGCGGCGCTCGACGCTCCCATCGGAATGCCGCCAGCTTATGAACTGCGCTTCGGCAAGCGAAAGATACGCTTCATCGCCGCACATCACGATCGCGCGGCGATCGAACGCCTGAAAGTGCTAGTCCCGCAGACTTACCAGCCGTTGCCGCCCTCTGCCAAAAACGCCGCATAAAACTGCACGCCTTGGCGGAATTCTCGCATCCGCAAGTTTTCGTTCGGCGCGTGCTGGTTGTTGTCGGCATTAACGATCGGAACGATCACAAACGGCGTATTTAGAACCTCGCCGATCGGTGCAATCGGAAGGCTGCCGCCCATCAGCGGCGCGATACGCACCTCATCATGGGTGGCGGCGCGCGCGATATCGACGATACGGCGAACGGCAGGATTGGTGAGATCGGATGCGGCGGACGCATACCCAAGCTCACCAAACTCAAGACGCGCCAGATATGAAATCGAACGCCTCTGCTCCAGCGTTGGAGGGGCATCCACGAGCGTATAGCCCTGATTGCGCACATGCGCTTCGATCAACTCCCGCGCGCGCTGCGGGGTGATGCCCGGGGTGAGACGAATATCGAAACCGGCGCTGGCCTGTGAATCGATGGCGTTCCGCTGCGGACCTGCGCCGCCATACGTAAGCTGCGTTACGTTGAGCGCCGGTCGCATGATCGACTCGCCATAGCTCAATCCAGCTTCGGTCTCTGCGATCGCTGGGCCGCTCAACATGCCTTCGGTATCGAAGCCCTCGCGCGCTAGAGCCCGCGAGCGCTGGGACGGCGGATCGGCGCTGAAGCCATTGATGGTGATGCGTCCATCATCGGCGCGCATGGACGCGATGAGATGCGCCAAACGCGCGGCGGGATTGGGCGCAACATTTCCATAATGGCCCGAATGCAGGCTCGTCGCGGGGCCATAGGTGGTCAGCCGGAACGTTGCGATGCCGCGGGCGCCAAGAGAGACGCGCGGCAAACCACGCGGATCGATCGGACCATCGCCAAAAAGCCAAAGATCGGAAGCGAGCAGATCACGATGCAGGTCAAGCGATTGCGCGAGGTGGCCGGAGCCGGCCTCCTCTTCGCCCTCGAGAAAGAACTTGAGATTTGCCGAGAGCGGAATGTTCGCCGCGCGCATTGCATCGATTGCCGCCAGCATGGCGACGATCGGCGCTTTATCGTCACTTGAAGAGCGCGCGTAGATGCGGGCGTCGTCAGCGAGCGGATACCTAGCGCGCTCCCACGGAATAATCGGCGCGTTGTCTTCAAAGCGGCCACTGCGCAAGGTGGGCGTAAAAGGCGCCGTCACCCACGCGTCGAGCGGCTCAACCGGCTGGCCATCAAAGTGCGCATAGAACAAAAGTGTGCGCGTGGCGCCGGGAGCCGCAAGTTCGGCGTAGACATTTACCGGCGCACCCGGCGTTTCGATGATGCGCGCACTGATGCCGCGACGCGCGAACATCTGGACGATCGCGTCGGCATTGCGCCGGATGTCGTCAGGGTTTGAAGCGACGTTGGGCAACGCCAGCAGATCGCGCAATTCGCGGATGATTGCCTCTTCGTGCGCGGCGACGTGATCGCGTGCGACACTCATCGCGTTTGTCATGAGCGGTGTCGGTGCAGGCGCCGCTGTGGTCGCGTCAGGCGCTGTCGCGCATCCACACAGCGCCAAGGCTAGAATTCCAGCTGCCAAAACCCGCATGTCGGCCTCCCGCACAAAACTGGTACGGGCGCGCTTCTGGCTTGTCGATGAAGTTCCCGCGCGCGGCGGGCGCTAGTCGAGGGCGGCGATATAGGGGAGCCCGCGGTAGCGGCCCTTATCGTCCATGCCGTAGCCGATCAGAAAGTCGGCAGGCCCGTCCCAGCCGATTGCATCGATGTCCTGGCCGAGCGCCTCCGGCTTGCGCACAAACGCACAGGCGAGCGTCTGCGCGGCGCCCTTCGCCATCAGGTGCGCGCGCGCATAGGCGATCGTACGGCCGCTATCGAACACATCGTCGACGATCAGTACCCCGCGCCCTTCAATGGCGCGCGATATATCGGAGCGGACGACAACCTTGCCGCTACTTTCGCGCGCGTCGCGATAACTCTCGAGCCAAAGTGAATCGAAGATTGGATGAGAGCCGCGCACTTCGAGTGCGCGCATAAGATCGGCCGCAAATGGAATGGCGCCCTGCAACAGCGCGACGACGGTCCAGTCGTCATTGACTTGCGCCGAAAAGCGATCAGCCAGCGCATTGACGCGCTGGCTGATCTCTTCCGCAGAAAGAAGTATGCGCACTTAGCCGGCGGTGAAGCGCAGCGCGAGACCGTCAACCGGACCCAACTCGCTCGTCGTCGTCGGGTGCGAAGGATCGACCAACTCATGCGCGGGATCGAGCGGCTCATCGAGAAGCAGTTCGTCTTGCGGCGCGACAGCCGGCGGTGAAACGTGCGCTGGACCGCCAGCAAGCGATTGCTCGCCAAAGCTCGCGAACGTCGCTTCAAGATCGACCGCTTCCGTCGGTGGGTTCTCGACGCGGATTTGGAACGGCACGGCGGCGCCAGCAGCGATCGGTTGATCGGTGATCGCGTTCACCAGCTCGAAGATTTCGTGCGAGCGCGTGTCGCGCAGCGAAATGCGAACCGGCGGAACGAGCTTGTCGTCACGGCCGATGTTGCGAACTTCACCAGAGACAACGAGCACAGGCGTCGCGCCGTTGAAGTCGCGCTCTACGGCGAGGTCGTAGAACTCAAGACCGTAAACGTTGACGTCCAAGCCAAGCGCGGCGAACGCGCTGGCCGAACGCGGCCACAGCTCAGCAACGTCCTGACGGAAGGCGACCATGCCGGTCGCACTTGCCGCAAGGGCAGCGCCAGTGGCGCCCCAAACCAGCAACGCAGCGCGATTGCGATCACGGCGCATGCGGTCGGTTTGCTGTTGGCGGAATTTCGCGGCGGCCGATGGCGCGGGCCCCGGTTGCTCGGCGGCGCGACGCAATCTTTCGACACGTTCACGTGTAAGAGGTTCTTGTGCGGGCGCTTCGGCGGTCCGCGCCAGGGGCGCATCTGCCGGGGCGCGCAGCTCAAGCTGCGGTTCGGCGAACCAGGAGAAGCCGCATGCCGCGCAACGCACCGTCCGACCGGCCGGACCGATCGCTGCGTCATCCGCGTAATAGCGGGTCGAACAAGACGTGCATGTAAGGATCATGGTAACGATACGTTCAGCTGCCCCAATAACCACCTTCGGTGCATTGATTCTATTAAGCTTGTCCAGACATGCCACGCACACGAGCTAGTATTGAAACCGATTTGTTCGAGCGCGGAGTGCTGGTCCGCCTTTCGAATGTTGACGCCGGCTATGGCGCTTCCACCGTTCTGATGGGGATCGACTTTGAAGCTCGTGCTGGAGAAGTTAACTTCATCACCGGCCCCGCTGCTGCAGGCAAGACTACATTTA
It encodes the following:
- a CDS encoding sensor histidine kinase, whose product is MLQANPSPPTSSLTWILAGAILALQLAMSAALLYVNYRTEDIPGRRVAELVAAESSSPRYELLPDAAFAPVTIPREECCETNVVIYRTRMSASEAHLAYPAVLIVSAHDNALLYVDGVLVAGQGRVDGPAPAMGRRPQLLRIPAALAHEGAILDVAVQRGVGFGHLRPFFIGAYDRLYPSYIALRFLRSDLPFVNAIIGAFVAVFCFCAAPLFGARALLFSLGALALSWLGQHVGLLMTDPPWGLNANNGVYLVSFLATLICIAWFFVEWTSVFSLPRAPRHPLFALALDPWGPKSRRILAIASAIIIALGAAIIAWRLSFDSMIGTQIVNRNLGRIGLFIMAFCLVRIVAFYLRGGLRNPVEASAFVFVILAAVADIVMVQFFNMYGVFLGVAVTFFPLALLVSLAMRARGVFEAASATAQKLNQLVEERERVIVANMDEIRRNERAAMLLEERSRIMRDMHDGIGGQLLGLILQARSRKLSDETLVSGLEQSLDDLRMVVDSLEQGEGSLTGALGAFRGRIEPRCEAANVTLDWQIEDVGATPNIGPDKTLQIYRILLEACTNALKHSAPARIGVELKRDGDRIHIALTDDGAGFAPNAAPTGRGLANMRTRAQRIGADLAITSSEGGARISLILSA
- a CDS encoding M20/M25/M40 family metallo-hydrolase translates to MRVLAAGILALALCGCATAPDATTAAPAPTPLMTNAMSVARDHVAAHEEAIIRELRDLLALPNVASNPDDIRRNADAIVQMFARRGISARIIETPGAPVNVYAELAAPGATRTLLFYAHFDGQPVEPLDAWVTAPFTPTLRSGRFEDNAPIIPWERARYPLADDARIYARSSSDDKAPIVAMLAAIDAMRAANIPLSANLKFFLEGEEEAGSGHLAQSLDLHRDLLASDLWLFGDGPIDPRGLPRVSLGARGIATFRLTTYGPATSLHSGHYGNVAPNPAARLAHLIASMRADDGRITINGFSADPPSQRSRALAREGFDTEGMLSGPAIAETEAGLSYGESIMRPALNVTQLTYGGAGPQRNAIDSQASAGFDIRLTPGITPQRARELIEAHVRNQGYTLVDAPPTLEQRRSISYLARLEFGELGYASAASDLTNPAVRRIVDIARAATHDEVRIAPLMGGSLPIAPIGEVLNTPFVIVPIVNADNNQHAPNENLRMREFRQGVQFYAAFLAEGGNGW
- a CDS encoding phosphoribosyltransferase; the encoded protein is MRILLSAEEISQRVNALADRFSAQVNDDWTVVALLQGAIPFAADLMRALEVRGSHPIFDSLWLESYRDARESSGKVVVRSDISRAIEGRGVLIVDDVFDSGRTIAYARAHLMAKGAAQTLACAFVRKPEALGQDIDAIGWDGPADFLIGYGMDDKGRYRGLPYIAALD
- a CDS encoding MJ0042-type zinc finger domain-containing protein, with protein sequence MVIGAAERIVTMILTCTSCSTRYYADDAAIGPAGRTVRCAACGFSWFAEPQLELRAPADAPLARTAEAPAQEPLTRERVERLRRAAEQPGPAPSAAAKFRQQQTDRMRRDRNRAALLVWGATGAALAASATGMVAFRQDVAELWPRSASAFAALGLDVNVYGLEFYDLAVERDFNGATPVLVVSGEVRNIGRDDKLVPPVRISLRDTRSHEIFELVNAITDQPIAAGAAVPFQIRVENPPTEAVDLEATFASFGEQSLAGGPAHVSPPAVAPQDELLLDEPLDPAHELVDPSHPTTTSELGPVDGLALRFTAG